The Bos mutus isolate GX-2022 chromosome 7, NWIPB_WYAK_1.1, whole genome shotgun sequence genome window below encodes:
- the LOC106700893 gene encoding LOW QUALITY PROTEIN: olfactory receptor 7E24 (The sequence of the model RefSeq protein was modified relative to this genomic sequence to represent the inferred CDS: inserted 1 base in 1 codon), whose translation MYLYFSSPLSFFQRCPSYTEXGNLTSVSEFFLQGLSDDPELQPLLFTLFLSMYLVTMLGNLLIILAVTSDPHLHTPMYFFLSNLSLADIGFISTTVPKMIVNIQTHGGVISYAGCLTQMSIFILFGCMDGMLLSVMSYDRFVAICHPLHYTVIMNPHLCCFLVLVSFFGSLMDSQVHNLIMLQLTCFKDVEISNFFCDPSLLLKLACSDIFTKNIVIYFIGAIFAFLPFSGIFYSYYKILSSVLRVRSSGGRYKAFSTCGSHLAVVCLFYGTGLGVYLSSAISQSPRKDAVASVVYTVITPMLNPFIYSLRNRDFKRAFCRFLNKTI comes from the exons atgtatttatatttttccagtcctctttccttcttccaaaGGTGTCCAAGCTACACAG CTGGAAATCTAACAAGTGTCTCAGAATTCTTCCTCCAGGGCCTCTCAGATGATCCAGAACTGCAGCCTTTGCTCTTTACCCTCTTCCTGTCCATGTACCTGGTCACCATGCTGGGGAACTTGCTCATCATCCTGGCCGTCACCTctgacccccacctccacacccccatgtacttcttcctctccaacctcTCCTTGGCTGACATTGGCTTCATCTCCACCACGGTCCCCAAGATGATTGTGAACATCCAAACTCACGGCGGAGTCATCTCCTATGCAGGCTGCCTGACACAGATgtctatttttatcctttttggaTGTATGGATGGTATGCTGCTGTCTGTGATGTCCTATGACAGGTTTGTGGCCATCTGTCACCCACTGCACTACACGGTCATCATGAACCCACACCTCTGTTGCTTCTTAGTTTTGGTGTCTTTTTTTGGTAGCCTTATGGACTCCCAGGTACACAATCTGATTATGCTGCAACTTACCTGCTTTAAAGATGTAGAAATTTCTAATTTCTTCTGTGACCCTTCTCTGCTCCTCAAGCTTGCCTGTTCTGACATTTTCACCAAAAatattgtcatatattttattggtgccatttttgcttttctccctttctcaggAATCTTTTACTCTTACTATAAAATTCTTTCCTCCGTTTTGAGAGTCCGGTCATCAGGTGGGAGGTAtaaagccttctccacctgtggctcTCACCTGGCagttgtttgcttattttatggAACAGGCCTTGGTGTGTACCTCAGCTCAGCCATCTCACAATCTCCCAGGAAGGATGCAGTAGCTTCAGTGGTGTACACTGTCATcacccccatgctgaaccccttcatctacagcctgaggaacaGAGACTTCAAAAGGGCCTTTTGCAGGTTCCTCAACAAAACAATCTAA